From one Kwoniella dejecticola CBS 10117 chromosome 2, complete sequence genomic stretch:
- a CDS encoding E1-like protein-activating enzyme Gsa7p/Apg7p, which yields MVPVQFQPLASQPTPSFWTALNSYKLDKARLDDSEQWISGWLEQGKSITTRSNTLASGESLVVGIDGAFSVGGNAFGDTSENRPPNALHVSGILKNYNTIEEFREGEGKKRLFDDLAHKILETFGTDEPLLNPFLMVTFADLKNYRYHYWFAFPAFVADPAWTFRGDGLADLAETEVTELRELETELKRLEGRDRDCFLVKGSPGHRSIAPLAAFNRLHGDVPSPEVIVAFHDPSASAVNPGWPLRNILYYLHSVHRVTEIYVICLREGATSRSGRLLLSPSRTSNSPIRPVAVGWERNGEGKLASKVAELGPMMDPAQLARQAVDLNLKLMKWRISPTLDLDRIAGTRCLLLGAGTLGCYVARNLMAWGIRNITFVDSSTVSFSNPVRQPLFRFEDCLDGGQPKAACAAARLREISPGVNANGRQFTIPMPGHPVTPLGLSNTRRDIEQLKEVIAGHDAVFLLMDSRESRWLPTLLGKEQGKIVINAALGFDTFLVMRHGAGRAQDQDLGCYFCNDVVAPTDVNRTLDQMCTVTRPGVAPLAAACASEMLVTLLQHPLRVHAPAFVPTPHHEDTQHLPFGGVPHQIRGFLGQWRNLLIKGTAYNQCTACSPPVLAAYRQGGMEWLLQVFSNADVLEHVTGLDQLHAASESLVDDIDWVSDSEEEP from the exons ATGGTTCCTGTGCAATTTCAGCCGTTGGCATCGCAACCCACGCCTTCGTTCTGGACAGCCCTCAACTCGTACAAGCTGGACAAAGCACGCTTGGATGACAGTGAACAGTGGATATCAGGATGGCTTGAACAGGGAAAATCTATCACAACTCGGAGCAACACTTTAGCTTCTGGTGAAAGTCTCGTGGTGGGCATCGATGGTGCATTCAGTGTCGGCGGCAACGCTTTCGGAGACACGTCCGAAAA CCGTCCTCCAAACGCGCTCCACGTCTCGGGGATCCTGAAGAACTATAACACTATCGAGGAATTCcgcgaaggcgaaggaaagaaaagattgttcgatgatctggCGCATAAG ATACTCGAGACTTTCGGCACAGATGAACCACTCCTCAATCCGTTCCTCATGGTAACCTTCGCAGATCTGAAGAATTATAGGTATCACTATTGGTTTGCATTCCCAGCTTTTGTAGCAGACCCTGCATGGACTTTTCGTGGGGATGGTCTGGCCGATTTGGCAGAAACG GAAGTTACGGAGCTCCGAGAACTCGAGACTGAATTGAAGCGACTAGAAGGCCGCGATAGGGACTGCTTTTTGGTTAAGGGGTCTCCAGGTCACCGTTCGATAGCACCTCTTGCAGCTTTCAATCGACTTCACGGCGATGTGCCCTCACCAGAA GTGATCGTTGCCTTTCACGATCCTTCTGCTTCCGCTGTGAACCCAGGCTGGCCCCTGCGAAATATCTTGTATTATCTTCACTCTGTCCATCGAGTCACCGAAATATACGTGATATGTCTGCGCGAAGGCGCAACCTCACGATCTGGCAGACTGCTGCTGTCACCGAGTCGCACTTCCAATTCTCCAATCAGGCCCGTAGCGGTAGGCTGGGAAAGGAATGGCGAAGGTAAACTTGCAAGCAAGGTCGCGGAATTAGGACCGATGATGGACCCGGCTCA GCTGGCAAGACAAGCGGTCGACCTGAATCTCAAGTtgatgaagtggagaatCTCGCCCACACTTGACCTCGACAGGATCGCCGGCACCAGATGTCTGCTGCTTGGGGCTGGCACTTTAGGATGTTATGTGGCTAGAAatctgatg GCATGGGGCATTCGAAACATCACCTTCGTGGATTCTTCTACTGTTTCTTTTTCCAATCCAGTTCGACAACCTTTGTTCCGTTTCGAGGATTGTTTGGACGGCGGGCAACCCAAAGCAGCGTGCGCAGCTGCGAGATTGAGAGAGATCTCTCCAGGAGTG AATGCAAACGGGCGACAATTTACGATTCCGATGCCTGGTCATCCAGTAACTCCGTTGGGATTGTCCAATACGCGACGTGATATCGAACAGTTGAAGGAGGTGATTGCAGGACACGACGCCGTCTTCTTGCTGATGGACTCCAGGGAATCACGCTGGCTGCCAACGCTATTAGGTAAAGAACAAGGCAAGATCGTTATAAATGCTGCGTTGGGTTTCGATACCTTCCTCGTGATGCGACATGGCGCAGGTAGAGCTCAGGACCAGGATTTAGGATGTTACTTCTGTAATGACGTGGTTGCCCCAACGGATGTGA ACAGAACTCTCGATCAGATGTGTACGGTAACAAGGCCTGGGGTGGCTCCACTGGCAGCAGCATGTGCCTCGGAAATGCTTGTCACACTATTGCAGCATCCTCTTCG AGTTCACGCCCCCGCTTTCGTGCCGACGCCGCACCATGAGGACACGCAACATCTACCGTTCGGCGGAGTACCGCACCAAATTCGTGGTTTCCTGGGTCAATGGCGCAATTTACTCATCAAAGGTACGGCTTATAATCAGTGTACCGCATGTAGCCCTCCG GTCTTGGCGGCATATCGTCAGGGAGGAATGGAGTGGCTCTTACAGGTATTCTCAAACGCAGACGTTTTGGAGCATGTGACTGGTCTGGATCAGCTACATGCTGCAAGTGAAAGCTTggttgatgatatcgattggGTGAGCGATAGTGAAGAGGAACCCTGA